Proteins encoded by one window of Yamadazyma tenuis chromosome 2, complete sequence:
- the TUS1 gene encoding Rho guanine nucleotide exchange factor (EggNog:ENOG503NY4U; COG:T) — translation MSGDSPHTTPSRKSLRRKPPPAFPQPNGPENAEFAPSASPSILHISTPAIGISEAYDNHVFQPVGLEGGSYRPMGPKELPEYDPNVTNYDPMGYETFERSPPYPVQDPAFIESPLYGRSPSLIYDRFQRDTADELVFDDSFVENDEELVEPEWEPIHDSDYESEPEESPTTGFFDYSILPDLPSAITKEESTDGSPTKRMTLNSAISFVKGNTYFDEEGLVRMGTRKKNEDLPPVPLDLPKLPFSSSSLVSRHFSECPNVWCLSDVFSWCLKLRMWIHDQLISKKEFKRALIKLLVYHKRDVPLDTIGPNVDQIVSSLVSAGAIAFDYGTLPNEDGEKALPNPVGIPDDGKPTKSNPGVILYEGVHVSGVLVDLTSCYCNSRDHKHENELKLGDVKLRCFSSQCYLNRVLDYEAKFRNTDINEIVLGEDWASHWKLTADDLKQYDKDVSKKQSLLFDLLRYEQTFIQRAKCFVEVVGPDFVKAVRTLIGSQQIVSMGKFDDDVINPGKELLQIHQKSLFEPLLKILISNGKFIKDIVDIGNIYYNWSQVVKPALLKYMSTVPMIEELLNTPVIKQWVDVNVRKMTRVKELKVNGPLLFMSTFNSRYQQLPLQLSDIVSQFDETDSDYAALMKAVNGIKRTAARVNEMKSHADNIHCLKRISQQLVWKSNVAKPNLNIGSENRRLIYRGDLTRKGDLRINSSLNQIILLDNYMLITDRIKNSKSPMAQYRVVENPIPVEFLLVEVREKESPTIELNSITKTLTSSPQQAYPRHELLVDQEDPSIYPFKVRHAGHGKNNSFVFSTKTERDRTIWVNHLMDARSNLCSRLNKVEPYNLKLISNTCFAYEESNRVTKLQSLSPNDPIEKMSTNSLSIMNSLGYTGDLYSFSNTSKHVVFSTVRSSASFAYNSTNFFFVGTSSGVYCSDMVHGWKRVVSISDTTKISVLPKINLVIMLSNNSLRYYPLDVLINYYYGRRDTVSSVALSSDAVSFFEVDKHREITMLFYAKKKGNSSGATNFKVCVPETDNDGIFSAFKVVKKFYVQAECFGISIFNSSFAVYTSKGIEILELDKLLPRSVPEIPNLDSSTKKIDVYSRRSLPTTPNAPEIDNIRRAIYGTSSKPMGMFKLNNNSEFLLVYNECAVFINKHGKLSRFSMLRFDYKARSIGFQDNHLFIVCEEAIEVWSISDFVKGTNRLIQVTVGKGIRMVNSQSLIFSMANPTVPGLQLVFQLSTKSH, via the exons ATGTCAGGTGACAGTCCCCATACAACCCCCTCACGCAAGTCGTTGCGTCGCAAACCGCCGCCGGCTTTCCCCCAACCTAATGGGCCTGAAAACGCTGAGTTTGCCCCTTCGGCGTCTCCTTCAATCCTCCACATTTCGACTCCCGCCATTGGTATTTCAGAGGCATATGATAACCATGTGTTCCAACCAGTGGGCCTAGAAGGAGGTCTGTATCGCCCTATGGGGCCCAAGGAGTTGCCCGAATATGATCCAAATGTCACAAACTATGATCCGATGGGATACGAGACTTTTGAAAGATCTCCACCGTACCCGGTCCAGGACCCAGCTTTTATCGAGAGTCCG TTGTACGGGCGGTCTCCGTCGTTGATCTATGATCGATTCCAACGGGATACAGCtgacgagttggtgtttgacGACAGTTTTGTGGAGAATGACGAAGAGTTAGTGGAACCAGAATGGGAGCCCATTCATGATTCTGACTATGAATCGGAGCCCGAAGAGTCTCCTACTACCGGATTTTTTGACTACTCGATTTTGCCAGACTTACCTTCtgccatcaccaaagaagagtCTACTGATGGGTCGCCCACGAAGCGGATGACCTTGAACTCGGCCATCTCGTTTGTGAAGGGAAATACCtattttgatgaagaaggactCGTTAGGATGGGAACAAGGAAAAAGAATGAGGACCTTCCTCCCGTACCGCTAGATCTCCCCAAGTTACCGTTCTCGTCGTCTTCACTCGTGAGCCGCCATTTCTCCGAGTGCCCAAACGTGTGGTGCTTAAGCGATGTGTTTTCGTGGTGCTTGAAGCTACGGATGTGGATCCACGACCAGCTTATTCTGAAAAAGGAGTTCAAGAGggccttgatcaagttgttggtgtacCACAAAAGAGACGTTCCGCTCGATACCATTGGCCCTAACGTGGATCAGATTGTACTGAGCTTGGTGTCGGCAGGGGCCATCGCCTTTGACTATGGAACTCTACCCAACGAAGATGGTGAAAAGGCTTTACCCAATCCCGTGGGGATTCCAGATGACGGAAAACCCACCAAATCGAACCCCGGCGTAATTCTTTATGAAGGAGTCCATGTCAGTGGTGTGTTAGTGGATCTCACTAGTTGTTACTGTAATAGTCGAGATCACAAACATGAGAATGAGCTTaaacttggtgatgtcaaGTTGAGGTGTTTTTCCTCACAGTGCTACCTCAATAGAGTTCTCGACTATGAAGCGAAGTTCAGAAACACGGATATCAATGAAATAGTGTTGGGAGAAGACTGGGCTTCTCATTGGAAATTGACAGCTGACGACTTGAAACAATACGATAAAGATGTGTCCAAGAAGCAGTCGTTATTGTTCGATTTGTTGAGATACGAACAAACCTTCATTCAAAGGGCGAAGTGCTTTGTTGAGGTAGTGGGCCCCGATTTTGTCAAAGCGGTTCGAACTCTCATAGGATCTCAGCAGATCGTACTGATGGGAAAGTTCGATGATGACGTTATAAATCCCGGGAAGGAATTGCTTCAAATACATCAAAAGTCTCTCTTCGAACCCTTACTCAAGATTTTGATCTCAAACGGGAAATTCATAAAGGATATCGTCGATATCGGTAACATATACTACAACTGGTCTCAAGTGGTCAAACCAGCCCTCTTGAAATACATGAGTACGGTTCCAATGATAGAGGAACTATTGAATACCCCTGTTATCAAACAATGGGTCGATGTTAATGTTAGGAAAATGACTCGAGTTAAAGAACTCAAAGTCAATGGCCCTCTCTTATTTATGAGCACGTTTAACTCTCGTTACCAGCAGCTACCTTTACAGTTATCTGATATCGTGTCGCAGTTTGATGAGACCGATTCCGACTATGCTGCTTTAATGAAGGCTGTAAATGGTATTAAAAGAACTGCTGCCAGAGTGAACGAGATGAAGAGCCATGCCGATAACATCCACTGCCTTAAACGGATTCTGCAACAGCTTGTATGGAAGAGCAATGTTGCAAAGCCGAACCTCAACATTGGATCAGAAAATAGAAGGCTCATCTATAGAGGAGATTTGACAAGAAAAGGTGACTTGAGGATCAATTCTTCCCTAAATCAAATAATTCTTTTGGACAATTACATGCTTATAACAGACAGAATCAAAAATAGCAAAAGCCCTATGGCCCAATATAGGGTAGTAGAGAATCCTATCCCAGTGGAGTTTTTATTGGTAGAAGTGAGGGAAAAGGAATCTCCTACAATTGAGTTGAATTCAATCACAAAGACTCTTACTCTGCTGCCACAACAAGCGTACCCCAGACATGAACTTCTTGTCGACCAAGAAGACCCTTCCATATATCCTTTCAAGGTAAGACACGCAGGTCATGGAAAAAACAATTCCTTTGTGTTTTCTACAAAAACAGAAAGAGATAGAACCATTTGGGTAAACCATTTAATGGACGCCCGTTCAAACTTGTGTTCACGGTTGAACAAAGTCGAACCatacaacttgaagctcATATCAAACACGTGCTTTGCCTACGAAGAATCCAACAGGGTCACCAAGTTGCAGTCGTTGAGTCCAAATGACCCCATCGAAAAAATGTCGACAAACTCTCTAAGCATCATGAATAGTTTGGGGTATACTGGCGACCTTTATTCGTTCAGTAATACATCCAAACATGTTGTTTTCAGTACCGTTAGGTCCTCGGCGAGCTTTGCCTATAACAgcaccaatttcttcttcgttggAACTAGCAGTGGAGTGTACTGCAGTGACATGGTCCATGGTTGGAAGCGGGTGGTACTGATTAGtgacaccaccaagatatcggttcttccaaagatcaacttggtgataatgTTGAGCAATAACAGCTTGAGATATTACCCGTTAGACGTTTTGATCAACTACTACTACGGCAGAAGGGATACTGTAAGTAGTGTAGCCTTATCAAGTGATGCGGTTTCGTTTTTTGAGGTGGACAAGCACCGAGAGATCACGATGCTTTTCTATgccaagaagaagggaAACTCTTCTGGagccaccaacttcaaggtttGTGTACCAGAAACCGACAATGACGGAATTTTTAGTGCCTTTaaagtggtgaagaagttcTACGTGCAAGCCGAGTGTTTTGGaatctccatcttcaacagCTCATTTGCTGTCTACACCAGTAAAGGAATCgaaattcttgaactcgATAAGCTCCTCCCCAGATCGGTCCCTGAGATTCCTAATTTGGATTCACTGACCAAAAAGATCGACGTTTATTCCCGAAGATCACTCCCAACCACCCCAAATGCCCCTGAGATCGACAACATACGGAGAGCCATCTATGGCACCAGCTCCAAGCCCATGGGGATGTTCAAGCTCAATAACAACTCGGAGTTCCTCTTGGTATATAACGAGTGTGCggtgttcatcaacaagcaTGGAAAGCTCTCGCGGTTCTCAATGCTTCGTTTTGACTACAAGGCTCGCTCCATAGGATTCCAGGACAACCATCTCTTCATTGTGTGTGAAGAGGCCATTGAAGTATGGTCCATCAGTGACTTTGTCAAAGGTACCAACCGGCTCATCCAGGTAACAGTAGGAAAAGGCATCCGAATGGTCAATCTGCAGTCTTTGATCTTCTCCATGGCCAACCCCACTGTTCCTGGACTTCAATTGGTGTTCCAGCTCCTGACCAAATCACATTAA
- a CDS encoding uncharacterized protein (COG:B,D; EggNog:ENOG503NZRD), with product MAYSEQVEKLLRSAAQALGQKDYETAVDMFGQACGLNQEETGEMDPDLFLLYGKALYESGVSKSDVLGGEQITNEKIEESKSSVAGEEDEKDGNFQFNSLAADIEEDEDEDEGEVAEDDGEEEEGDEGERAEGASEEEEKSDLELAWDILEVSRGLFEKRLEDNHHLKVGLTIPYLESDKQEPSNQFVKTLKSLSEVYDLLGEVSLESEHFQQAANDLEKCLDMRTQLYDKSLSPLVGESHFKLSLALEFCLEDEAAKDKARDHIKAAIIILNNDSEKHPNKKTDNDDIVQSLRDRYDEIDGTAEAAIDQQKQALMEGLMGKSSGANLISALSGAGAPGGSAAASQPTVNDLSGMVKKRKPKPKDGNAKRVKQ from the coding sequence ATGGCATATTCCGAACAAGTGGAGAAATTACTTCGACTGGCGGCGCAAGCGTTGGGTCAGAAAGACTACGAGACAGCGGTAGATATGTTTGGCCAGGCGTGTGGTTTGAACCAGGAAGAAACCGGTGAAATGGACCCGGAtttgtttcttctctaCGGTAAAGCTCTTTATGAGAGTGGAGTCAGTAAAAGTGACGTGTTGGGCGGAGAGCAGATCACCAACgagaagattgaagaactgAAGAGTTCTGTGGCGGGCGAGGAGGATGAAAAGGACGGGAATTTCCAGTTCAATTCTTTAGCAGcagatattgaagaagatgaggatgaagatgaaggagAAGTGGCAGAGGACGAcggagaagaagaggaaggGGACGAAGGAGAGAGAGCGGAGGGCGCCAgcgaggaagaagaaaaatccgacttggagttggcaTGGGATATTCTTGAGGTTTCCAGAGGCCTCTTCGAGAAGAGACTAGAAGACAACCATCACCTTAAAGTTGGGCTCACGATTCCATATCTCGAGTCGGACAAACAGGAGCCTTCTAACCAGTTTGTCAAAACCTTGAAGCTGTTATCGGAGGTATATGATCTTTTAGGTGAAGTATCTTTGGAGTCCGAGCATTTCCAGCAGGCTGCAAACGATCTCGAAAAGTGTCTTGACATGAGGACTCAATTGTACGACAAAAGCCTCTCACCTCTTGTGGGAGAATCACACTTCAAGCTCTCGTTGGCATTGGAGTTCTGTCTCGAAGATGAAGCTGCTAAGGATAAGGCGAGAGACCATATCAAAGCAGCTATCATCATTCTCAATAACGACTCAGAAAAACACCCCAACAAAAAAACAGACAACGATGACATCGTGCAGAGCTTACGTGACCGATATGATGAGATTGACGGCACGGCTGAAGCAGCCATCGATCAACAGAAACAAGCCCTTATGGAAGGTCTCATGGGGAAGCTGTCCGGAGCCAACCTCATCAGTGCGCTTTCAGGAGCCGGTGCTCCCGGTGGCAGTGCTGCTGCCTCCCAGCCCACGGTGAACGACCTCTCGGGAATGGTGAAGAAACGTAAACCCAAGCCCAAGGATGGTAACGCCAAACGGGTCAAACAATAG
- the RSA3 gene encoding ribosome assembly protein 3 (EggNog:ENOG503P7U8; COG:J): MSTSSTIEHARKGPSKSRRRKKRRTEDISSSSSSSSSEDEEEIQPNSDSPNEVKTPQSDLKPRADPDIAALDELQTAIQARLKQVPFTDQNAKASRTDPTIQAQEDLVTKHSKERDELDKKFLQLMAQRFGDDLDEARKKPDFNADSLVIMAQTLQSGSNIFDSDEIHELMHEGSSSAGD, translated from the coding sequence ATGTCTACATCTCTGACTATAGAGCATGCCCGAAAAGGGCCGAGCAAATCTAGAAGAcggaagaaaagaagaactgAAGATATCTCATCCTCTTCCTCATCGTCCTCAtctgaagatgaggaagaaatACAACCCAACTCCGATAGCCCCAATGAAGTTAAAACTCCCCAATCGGACCTCAAGCCACGTGCCGACCCCGATATCGCTGCATTGGACGAACTTCAAACCGCCATTCAAGCCCGTTTGAAACAGGTACCCTTCACTGACCAAAACGCCAAAGCCTCTAGAACAGACCCAACCATCCAGGCGCAGGAGGATCTAGTCACAAAGCATTCCAAAGAACGTGACGAGCTTGATAAGAAGTTTTTGCAACTCATGGCCCAGcggtttggtgatgatttaGATGAAGCTAGAAAAAAGCCCGATTTTAATGCCGACtcattggtgataatgGCACAAACCCTTCAATCAGGAAGCAATATTTTTGATAGTGATGAGATTCATGAGTTGATGCATGAAGGTTCGAGCAGTGCCGGTGATTAA
- a CDS encoding uncharacterized protein (COG:C; EggNog:ENOG503P47Y), with the protein MSRPSYTCEQVKAHCQPKDLWMIVYNKVYDLTNFIELHPGGIEVMIDCGGVDATEAFDDVAHSDYALDMLQPYFVGDLVPWEHRPYKTARAQFQEADKRKEQLKRERATLARQRKKNKLWKRRVERITLVVLSMVAFGTVLFYFLLQRMKLNYYSDI; encoded by the coding sequence ATGTCCCGACCGTCGTATACCTGTGAACAGGTAAAAGCCCACTGCCAGCCCAAGGACTTGTGGATGATTGTGTACAACAAGGTTTATGATCTCACCAACTTCATTGAGCTCCATCCGggaggaattgaagttaTGATTGATTGTGGAGGAGTTGATGCCACAGAAGCATTTGATGACGTGGCACATTCTGACTATGCTCTTGACATGCTACAGCCATACTTTGTGGGGGACTTGGTTCCGTGGGAGCATCGTCCGTATAAAACTGCTCGGGCTCAGTTCCAAGAAGCAGATAAGCGTAAAGAGCAGTTAAAACGAGAACGAGCGACATTGGCTCGACagagaaagaaaaacaagCTTTGGAAGCGGcgtgttgaaagaatcaCGTTAGTGGTGCTTCTGATGGTGGCATTTGGCACGGTGCTATTTTACTTCTTATTACAACGGATGAAATTAAATTATTATAGCGACATTTAG
- the PIC2 gene encoding Cu/Pi carrier (COG:C; EggNog:ENOG503NWEF), with amino-acid sequence MSDIGKKPGIQLYSKEYYAAGAIGGLIACGPTHSAVTPLDLVKCRRQVDSSLYTSNVQGWKTILRTKGDSIFTGVGATFVGYSFQGAGKYGFYEYFKKTYSDVVGKEYADKYKTGVYLAASASAEFIADIALCPFETIKVKTQTTIPPYATSVVDGWKKITAAEGIAGLYKGLTPLWFRQIPYTMVKFASFEKTVEQIYLYLGKPVSSYTPVQQTGVSFLGGYIAGIFCAIVSHPADVMVSKINSEKKPTESVGQAVSRIYSKIGFGGLWNGLPVRIAMIGTLTGFQWLIYDSFKVSIGLPTTGGH; translated from the coding sequence ATGTCAGATATTGGAAAGAAACCAGGAATTCAGTTGTACAGCAAGGAGTACTACGCCGCTGGTGCAATTGGTGGTCTCATTGCTTGTGGTCCCACCCACTCTGCTGTGACCCCCTTGGACCTTGTTAAATGCCGTCGTCAAGTGGATTCTAGTTTGTACACCTCGAACGTGCAAGGTTGGAAGACGATCCTCAGAACCAAAGGAGACTCTATTTTCACCGGGGTTGGTGCTACGTTTGTGGGCTACTCGTTTCAAGGAGCCGGAAAGTACGGGTTCTACGAATACTTTAAGAAGACCTACTCCGACGTGGTGGGAAAAGAGTATGCCGATAAGTATAAGACCGGGGTGTATTTGGCAGCATCTGCTCTGGCAGAGTTCATTGCCGATATTGCGTTGTGTCCatttgaaaccatcaagGTTAAGACCCAAACCACCATTCCACCGTACGCTACTTCGGTTGTAGATGGCTGGAAGAAAATCACTGCTGCCGAAGGAATTGCCGGGTTGTACAAAGGATTGACGCCTTTGTGGTTCAGACAAATCCCTTACACCATGGTGAAGTTTGCCAGTTTTGAGAAGACGGTTGAACAGATATACTTATATTTGGGTAAACCGGTGTCTTCTTATACTCCAGTCCAACAAACCGGAGTGTCGTTTTTGGGAGGTTACATTGCCGGTATTTTCTGTGCTATTGTATCACACCCTGCCGACGTGATGGTGTCGAAGATCAACTCGGAGAAGAAGCCAACCGAGTCGGTGGGACAAGCAGTTCTGAGAATCTATTCAAAGATTGGGTTTGGTGGGCTCTGGAACGGGTTACCCGTGAGAATTGCCATGATCGGAACATTGACTGGGTTCCAGTGGTTGATCTACGACTCGTTCAAAGTGTCTATTGGTTTACCAACAACCGGAGGACACTAA
- a CDS encoding uncharacterized protein (COG:S; EggNog:ENOG503Q0Z5), translated as MRTTVLSIKANLENCTDVEPVDNEDYPHDYGFTIETEQSLTLQDSEHDTFVPILDVHTHGCIIIDFSLEDQFQCKTMKGKVIDGVDLRGNDWSEFDENGNVPMTITDFSYKLTTLDGNAEVTKLND; from the exons ATGAGAACTACTGTCCTAAGCATCAAGGCCAACTTGGAGAATTGTACCGACGTTGAGCCCGTCGATAACGAAGATTACCCTCATGACTATGGGTTCACCATAGA AACCGAGCAATCTTTGACCTTACAAGACTCCGAACACGATACCTTTGTTCCTATTCTTGATGTGCATACCCACGGGTGTATCATAATTGACTTTTCCCTTGAGGACCAGTTTCAGTGCAAAACTATGAAAGGAAAGGTAATAGACGGTGTGGACCTCCGAGGTAATGATTGGAGTGAATTTGACGAAAACGGTAATGTTCCTATGACTATCACTGATTTCTCGTACAAACTCACGACTCTAGATGGAAATGCGGAAGTAACCAAGTTAAATGATTAA